The segment CGGCTACGCCGTTGTGGGGATTTCCTCGGATTCCACCGGGGCCTTGCAGGAGTTCGCGGCTGACCAGCACCTGACGTTCCCACTGCTGTCCGATACGAGCAACGCGACCGCCCAGGCGTGGGGCGCCTATGGCGAGAAGCAGCTCAACGGCCAAACTGTCACCGGCACCATCCGGTCGACCGTGGTTGTGGATCCGGACGGTTCAGTTCGTTTGGCGGAATACGGCGTCGACGCCAAGGGCCATGTCGCCCGGCTGCGCGAGACCCTCGGCGTCGGCTGAGCCACCCGCCGCCGCTCTATCAGGAACGCGAACGCGGTGCAGGACCGCGCGTGAATTCAAGGTGGGTTCCTGCATACAGTGCGCGTCCCTGCGCCGGAGCCCAAAGCAATGACCAGAGTCGGCCCCTGCATGCGCCGCTGCCCAGGCAATTGAGCATCGCTAGCCGTGCCGGTTAAGTCAGCACGGACACGACTAGCGTCCCGGTGACAAGGCTGTTCAGGAGCGCATGCATGATTACCGGGGCCCAAAGGGTCTTATGGAACTCTCGAAGAAGGGCCAAGGCCAAGCCGAGTGTCACCATGTAGGGCAGGAGAATCGGCACGCCATGCGCGGCGGCGAAGATCGCTGCGCTGATAAAAGAAGCGCCGAGCCGCCCGAGACGACGCCTCAGGCCGCCGTGAACTATACCCCGGAATATCGCTTCCTCCCACAAAGGGGTAAGTATCGCGACTCCCAGGAACACCGCGAGAGCGACCAGCGGACCGGTGCCGGCGACTAGCGACTCGACTCCCCCGCCACCCTCAGGTGCTGGGGAATCGCCGGTGATCGCGAATGTCAGCAACTGGACCGTGACCAGCGCGACGAGAACCAGAGGAATCTGCCACAACAGATGGAAGATGCGCACTGTCGGTCGGGTGAAGCCCAGCTCCCGCCACCCGGTCCCCGCCCTTCGCAGCCCACGGTGGATGACGAGCAAGAGTAGCGCGGCATGAACTGGAAGCACTGCACCAAGTAGCGCAGGACCGACCTGCCGAACGCCGGGAACCAGAAAGATGGCAAGCACAACGGTCCCAAAAGTCAGGAGCGTGACCAGCACAAGGACGGCCAAGAGAACGAGGCTCGAGCGCAGGTTCAGAGGAGAGCGGACGCTCTGAGCATTGGAGCGAAGCATTGATTCGACGGATGGCGTAAGCGTCACGGAACCATCCTCGCGCATCCGTCGATCCGACGCCCCACGGCGTCCGAGCCCGCCGTCCATCAGGAAACGACCTCCGGGAACAAGTCTGCCCACAGGACAGAATCTGGGCTAACCTCTTAGCAGAACTGCCTCGGCCCCTCAGGCGAGTCGAGTTGGCATTCCGTCTCGGAGGTTCTGATGAGCACCAGCGCCAACACCAACAGCGTTATTGAACCGCCGGATCCCCGGCAGCTGCGAAAGATTGCATTCTCCGCCTATCTGGGCACCGCTCTGGAATGGTACGACTTCTTCCTGTTCGGCACTACCGCAGCGATTGTCTTCGCCCCGCTCTTCTTCTCCGGCGATGACCCGGTACTGCGCACCATCGGAGCCTTCCTGAGCTTCGGCGTTGGCTTCATCGCTAGGCCGATCGGCGCGGTGATTTTCGGCCATATCGGCGACCGCTACGGCCGGCGCGGCGCACTGGTGGCAACCATCTCGCTGATGGGCATTGCCACGACATTGATGGGCGCGCTTCCAACCTACGAAACCGCTGGCATCGTCGCTCCTATCCTGCTGACGATCCTTCGGGCCGTGCAGGGCGTGGCCACCGGCGGCGAATGGGGTGGGGCCACGCTGCTCGCGATCGAGTATGCGCCGATCAAGAAGCGCGGCTTCTATGCCGCCGTTGTTCAGCTGGGATCACCCAGCGGCACCCTACTGTCTTCCGGCGCCGTCGCGCTGGTGGCTTCGCTGCCCAACGATGCATTCCTGGAATGGGCATGGCGGCTGCCCTACCTCGCCTCGATCGTTCTGGTGCTTGTGGCGCTGTGGATTCGACTCAAGGTCGAAGAAACCCCGATCTTCCGCCAGCTTGCGGCGGCCGGAAAGCAGGAGCGACTGCCGGTGGTCGAGGTTTTCCGCACCACCCCAGGCCGCCTGCTGATCGGGATCGCCGCCTACCTGTTCAATAACGCTGGGTTCTTCCTTTTGACCACGTTCATGATCAGTTATGCCACCACCGCACTTGGTCTGCCGTCATCCACCATCCTGGGCGCCATCACCATCGGGGCGCTGGCACAGATCGTTATGACAGTCATTTCCGGCCGGGTGGCCGACCGGATCGGCGCGGGCCCGACCGTGGTGATCGGCTACGTGGCATGTCTTGCGGTCGCGTTCCCGATCTTCTGGTTGGTGGATACCCGCAGTGCCGGCCTGATCACCCTGGCGATGATCCTGGCACTGGGGCTCGGCGCCATCCCGTACGCACCAATCGGCGCTCTGCTGGCAAAAATTTTCCCCGCGCGGCTGCATTACAGCGGCCTCGGACTCTCGGCAAACCTGGCCGGTGTGATTGCCGGATTCATGCCCGCCCTGGCCACCTTGATCCTCAGCAAGTCGGATAACCAGTCCTGGGGACCCGCCTCACTGCTCGCGCTGATCGCCTTGGTTTCACTGATCGGAGCGTTCATCGCAATGCGGCTGATCAACAAGGACGACCGGGCTTTGGCGCAGGCCGACGAGATCAGCTGACCAGGAAGAAGACTTAGATGAACCCTGAAATCGCGAGCAAGATAGCCGATGCCGTCGATGCCGCTTTCGATCGCCAGCTCGAGTTCACGCACGAACTCATCCAATACCCATCGCTGCGCGGCAGAGAACTGGCGATCCAGGATCGGCTGTTACAGGAGATGTCAGATCGCGGCCTGGCAACCGACCGCTGGCGAATCGACGCCGAAGACATCGAGGACCACCCTGGGTTCGGGCCGATGACCGTCCCCTACGACGAAGACTTCAACGTGGTCGGAACCTACACGCCGCCGGAGACTCGCGGCCGCTCCCTGATCCTGCAGGGGCACGTCGACGTCGTACCGACCGGGCCTGAGGAGAACTGGACCCGGCCACCCTTCGAAACCTACGTCCAGGACGGCTGGCTCTACGGCCGCGGCGCCGGCGACATGAAAGCCGGGCTGGCCGCCAACTTCTTCGCCTTCGACGCGATCCGGGCCGCTGGATACGCACCGGCCGCGCCGGTCTGCTTCCAGTCCGTGGTGGAAGAAGAGAGCACGGGCAACGGCGCACTGTCCGCACTACTCCGCGGCTACACGGCCGATGCCGTCCTCATTCCCGAACCGGAGGAGAACGCCCTGGTCAGGGCCAACGTCGGCGTCATCTGGTTCACGGTTCGGGTCGAAGGCAAACCGACGCATGTCCGGGAGATGGCTGAAGGATTCAACGCATTCGACGCCACCAACGATGTGATCGCGGACCTGCGCCGCCTCGAGGCGGAATGGAACGCCCGAAAAGACGAACAGCCGGATTTCGACCGGGTTGAGCATCCGATCAACTTCAACGTCGGGCTGATCAAGGGCGGGGACTGGCCGTCGAGCGTCCCGGCCTGGTGTGAAATCTCGGTACGCGCCGCGATCTATCCCGGCGTACCCGCAGATCAGGCCTGGGCCGAAATCCAGGAGTTCGTCCGGCAGGCGGCCATCGACCGGCACGGGTCAGAAGCAAGGCTGCCTACGCTGAAACGATCCGGATTCTTCGCCGAGGGCTATCGCCTGGAAGAAGACGGCGCGGCCGAATCGCTGCTGGCGGAAACTCACCAGCAAGTCTTCGGCGCTCCGCTGGAAACCTTCACCACACCCGGGTATCTGGATGGCCGGGTGTACACGAACTACGGGAACATGCCGACGTTGACCTACGGTCCCCGATCACTGGACATTCACGCCTTCGATGAGCGAGTGCACGTCGAATCGGTCCGTAACATCACCAAGACCATCGCGCTCTTCATCGCGCAGTGGTGTGAGCTCGATCCCCTCCCGTAGCCACGGAACCAATCGCGTCCCGCCGCAGCAGCCGACCTGCGGGGGCCTGACCGTCGATCTCGTTGCCACGCAGGAACGTCCGGCGGACCACACCCACCAGTTCCTTGCCCTGGTACGGACTCACTGGGTTCTTGTGAAAGAGGCGATGTGCGTCCACCCGGAACGTCTCGTCTGCGGCAAGCACTGAGAAGTCGGCGTCAAAGCCCGGTGCGAGCCGGCCCTTGTGCTGCACGCCGGCCACCTCCGCCGGGCGCCGGGACATCCAGTCCACGACCTGCGCCAGATCGATTCCCCGACGTCTGGCCTCGGTCCAGATCAGGGGCAGGCCGAGTTGCAGCGAGGCGACGCCGCCCCATGCGGTGCCGAAGTCGCCGTGGTCAACACCCTTGAGTTCGGCGGTGCTGGGCGAGTGGTCGGACACGATGCAGTCGATGGTTCCATCCGTCAGTCCCTGCCAGAGCAGCTCGCGGTTGGCGTCCTCGCGGATCGGTGGGCAGCATTTGAACGCAGTGGCTCCATCCGGGATCTCTTCGGCGAGCAACGTGAGGTAGTGCGGACAGGTCTCGACAGTGAGCTGGACGCCGTCCCGCTTCGCCGCCGCGATAATGCCGAGCGCGTCCGATGACGAAAGGTGCAGGATGTGCGCCCTGGCGCCAGTGCGCCGTGCACGGTCGATCACCTCGGCGATTGCGGCATTTTCGGCCTTCCGCGGCCTGGACGCCAGGAAGTCCCGGTAGCCGGTGCCGCTGGCTTCCGGAGCCTGCTCGATCACGGCAGAGTCCTCCGCGTGCACGATCATCAGCGAATCGAACTTCCGCAGTTCGACCAGGTCCTCCTCGAGCTCGTCCGCGGTGAGGAAGCCGAACTCGTCGACACCGGAGTGCAGCAGGAAGCATTTGAAGCCGAACACGCCGTCCTCGTGCAGTGGCCGGAGGTCGGCAAGATTGCCCGGCACGGCTCCGCCCCAAAAACCGACATCGACGAACGCCTGGTCCCGAGCCGCGTCACGCTTCTCATCCAGGGCTGCCACAGTGGTGGTCGGCGGAATCGAGTTCAGCGGCATATCGATGATGGTGGTCACTCCACCCGCCGCGGCAGCCCGGGTTGCGGAGGCAAAGCCTTCCCATTCGGTGCGCCCCGGTTCATTGACGTGGACATGGCTGTCAACCAGGCCGGGGATCAACGTCTCATCGGCGGCAAGATCCAGTTCTCGCGTTCCGCGGATGCCTGACCCCGGCTGATTCACGACCACGATCGTGCCGTCAGTGATTCCTAGTTCGGCCGGTCCGATTCCGGATCGGGTTACCGCTCGGGCCGCACGCACGACCAGGTCGTATTCTGCCTCTTGCGCCATTGGCGTTCCTTTCATTCCAGCTTTTGCCTGGCGTCATTGCCGAGGCTGCTTGCCGGCGCGGCGCCTGCGGCGACCGGCTCGGCGATTGCAATTTCCTGCCGTACTGCATCCGTGATGATCATCGCACCAATGCGTTCGAGCAGCTCCGCCGCATTGTCCATGCTTGCGCCGGCATCCGGCTCCAGATCCATCAGCGCATAACCTGCGGCAAACCCGGCCGCGCGCAGCTGCTGTGGCGCCAGGGACAGACGGCCGCCAACCACAATAGTCGGAACACCGACCTCGGCCGCCACCGCGGCGACCCCCACCGGAGCCTTGCCCTGCAGGCTTTGCGCGTCGACGCTGCCTTCACCTGTGATCACCAGGTCTGCACCGTCCAGCTGCTCACGCAGACCGGTCAGCTCGATAACGACGTCAATGCCCCGCCGCCGCTGCGCGCCGAGGAATGCCATTGCGGCAAAACCGACCCCACCAGCCGCACCGGCGCCCGGAGCTTCGGCAACTTTCGCCACCGGCATTCCTGCACCCGCGGCCGCGCGCCCTACGCCTTCGGCAAGCGCACCGGTCGCCGCGAGCGCTCCGGTATCGGTGAGCACATCGGTATCGGTGAGCACATCGACAAACCGCCGGAGCCCCGCCTCGAGCACGGCCACATCGTTTCCGGTGGCGCCCTTCTGCGGACCGAACACCGCCGCCGCCCCATCACTGCCGAGCAGCGGGTTCTCGACATCCGCAGCCAGGGTTATCGTGGCCGAGGTCAGCCGGGGATCCAGCCGATCCAGGTCGATACGGCCCAGCGCCGCAAGACCGGCGCCTCCTGGCGGCACCGGCTCATCATGTTCGTCCAGCAGCCTCGCTCCGAGCGCCGTCAACATCCCCGCGCCCGCATCCGTGCCGGCGCTGCCGCCGATGCCGATCACCAAGTCGGCGCAGCCCTGGTCCAGCGCTGCGGCGATCAATTCACCGAGTCCGTAACTGTCCGCCCTGAGCGCGGTCTGCGAGGTCGGTCCGCCGGCGAGCAGGTCGAGACCGCAGCTGCCTGCCATCTCGATAACCGCCCGCGGGCCGTCGATCGCGATCGAAGACTCAACCAGGGCTCCGGTCGGGCCGCTGGTCACCACCCGGTGGGGGCGGTAACCAGCGCTCAGCGCCGCGGTCAGCGTTCCTTCGCCGCCATCGGCGACCGGAACGGCGACAACATCGACATCACCGCCGGCGCGCAGCCCGCGCCCGAGCGCCTCGGCGACCTCGGGTGCGGGCAGCGAACCCTTGAACTTGTCCGGCGCAACGACGATACGCAGCCGGCGTCCGTTAGTCGGCAAGCGAGACCAGCGCTGTCGGGGCATCAGCCCGCCTTTCGGCAAGCGGCTCGAACTCGTTGACATTGTCCAGCTCGGTTCCCATCGAAATATTGGTCACCCGTTCCAGAATGACCTCGACGACGACCGGAACGTGGTACTCGCTCATCAGCGCGCGCGCCTTGTCGAAGGCCGCCGACAGGTCATTGGGGTCCTCAACCCGAATCGCCTTGCAGCCGAGCCCCTCGGCCACCTTGATGTGGTCGACGCCGTAGCCGTTGGTCTCCGGCGAATTGACGTTGTCGAACGCCAGCGAAACGTGGAAGTCCATCTCGAACCCGCGCTGTGCCTGTCGGATCAGCCCGAGGTAGGAGTTGTTGACCACCACGTGGATGTACGGCAGCTGGAACTGGGCGCCGACGGCCAGTTCTTCCAGCATGAACTGGAAGTCGTAGTCCCCGGAGAGCGCGACGACTGTCTCGCCCGGCTTCCCGCGCACAACGCCGAGCGCCGCTGGAGCTGTCCAGCCGAGTGGTCCGGCCTGGGCCGCGTTGATCCACCGGCGCGGACCGAAAACGTGCAGCATCTGCGCGCCGGCGATCTGGGAGAGGCCGATCGTCGAAACGTAGGTGACGTCCTCGCCGAACGAGCGGTTCATCTCCTCATAGACGCGCTGCGGCTTGATCGGCACATTGTCGAAGTGCGTCTTGCGCTGCAGGCTGCCCCGGCGGGCGAAGCATTCTTCCGCCCATGCCGAGTAATCCGGCAGTTCGCCCCGGGCGTCCCGTTCGCGGGCGACATCGAGGATGGCCTCAATCGCTGCGCCGGCATCGGAGACAATGCCGAAGTCCGGTGCGAAGACCCGGCCGATCTGCGTTCCCTCAATGTCGACGTGCACGAATGTGCGGCCGGCGGTGTACTTGTCCAGGCCGCCGGTGTGCCGGTTAGCCCACCGGTTGCCGATCCCGATCACGAAGTCTGAGGCAAGGAATGACTCGTTGCCATAGCGATGTGAGGTCTGCAGGCCAACCATGCCGGCCATCAGCCGATGGCTGTCCGGAATCGTTCCCCAGCCCATCAGAGTCGGCACGACGGGAACGTTGAGCAGCTCGGCCAGCTCCACCAGCTGATCGGAGGCATCCGCATTGATGATTCCGCCGCCGGCCACGATGAGCGGCCGCTTGGAAGCGGTCAGCATGTCCAGGGCCTTTTCGGCCTGCTTGCGGGTGGCTCGCGGCCGCTGCACCTGGAGCGGTTCGTACGTTTCGGGATCGAATTCGATCTCGGCCAGCTGCACATCGATCGGCAGGTCCAGCAGCACTGGCCCCGGACGCCCGGAGCGCATCAGCTGGAATGCCTTCTGGAATGCACCGGGCACCTGCGCGGGTTCCAGGATGGTCATCGCCATCTTGCTCACCGGTGCGGCGATCGTCTGGATGTCGACGGCCTGGAAATCTTCCTTGTGCAGCTTGGCGACGGGAGCCTGTCCGGTGATGCACAGCATCGGGATCGAGTCGGCCCAGGCGGCGTACAGGCCGGTGATCATGTCGGTGCCGGCCGGACCGGAGGTGCCGATGCATATGCCGATATTGCCTGCCGCTGCCCGGCTGTAACCGTCGGCCATATGCGAGGCACCCTCAACGTGCCGTGCCAAGGTGTGCCGGATGCCGCCATGGGCACGCATCGCGGAATAGAACGGGTTGATCGCGGCACCCGGCAGCCCGAAGGCCTCGGTTGCGCCTTCCTTTTCAAGTATGGCGACTGCCACGTCGACCGTGCGCATTTTAGCCATCAGATTCTCCTAGGATGTCTCGTTTGTCGGTTAGCGGCTGCGGCCGGAGAGCTGCTCGACCAGCAGCAGCAGGGCCGAATGGTCGAGGGAGCCGTGGCCCTCTGCACGCAGGGCGCCCATCAGCTGTGCGGTGAGCGCGCCAAGCGGAATGGCGACTCCGGCTTCCCGGGCAGCCGAGGTGACGATGCCGAGATCCTTGTGGTGCAGGTCGACCCGGAATCCGGGCTCGAAGCTGCGCGCCGCCATCGACTCGGCCTTGCGATCGAGGATCCGGTTACCGGCCAATCCTCCGGCCAGCACCTTGATGGCTGCTTCAGTGTCGACGTTGTGTGCCTCAAGGAACACCAGCGATTCGGCGACGAGCTGGATTGTTCCGGCCACGATCAGCTGGTTCGCAGCCTTGACCGTCTGTCCTGATCCGGTTGGGCCGACGTGCACGATGGTCTTACCGACCGCCTCAAGCACCGAGCGCACCGCCTCGACGTCGGCGCTGTCACCGCCGACCATGATCGAAAGGCTGCCTTCGATGGCGCCCTGTTCACCACCGGATACCGGAGCGTCGACCGCCCGGATTCCAACCTCTTTGGCTGCCGCGGCCAGCCGTACGCTGACGTCGGGACGGATGCTGCTCGCATCGATCCAGAATGTGCCGGCGGCCGCGTTGGCCAGCAGCCCGTCATCGCCAAGGGCCACGGCCTCGACGTCGGCCGAATCCGGCACGATACTGATCACGACATCGGCGTCCTTGACCGCGTCAGCAATGCTGTTCGCGCCCTTGCCGCCCTCGGCAACGAGCTTGTCGATCTTTTCCTGGCTCCGGTTGTATCCGGTTACGATGTGGCCGGCCTTGATCAGGTTGACGGCCATCGGCAGGCCCATGATTCCGAGTCCGATAAATCCTACGTGTGCCATGGTTGCTTGTCCTTTGCTTTATTCGGTTGACGCTTTTGTCCGGTATGCGTTTGAGGCTTTTACCTGGCTAGCGGATCAGCCAGCTGAACGCGTTTGCCGAATCCGATTTGTACTCAAGTCCGATCGGGCCCTGGTAGCCGAGTTCCCGGCTCCTGTTCACCCATTCGCCGAGCGGAAGTTCGCCGGTGCCGGGGGCGCCCCGGCCCGGATTGTCCGCAATCTGGATGTGCGCGAATTCTCCCGCATGTGCTTCGATCACTGCCGCGACATCGTCACCGTTGACTGACAGGTGGTAGAAATCGGCGAGCAGGCCGATGTTCTCCGCTCCGCGTGATTTCACCGCCGCGATGGCGCTCAGGGCTTGGTCGGCGGTCTTGATCGGGTAGCGCTCAGCACCGCTGACCGGCTCAAGCAGCACTGTGCCGCTGATGCCGGACACCGCTTTCGCGGCAAGGAACAGGTTCTCGACCGCGAGCTCGTCCTGCTCCTCTGCCGATGCCTCGTCGGTGCGATTGCCGTAAAGCGCGTTGAATGCGGTGCAGCCCAGGCGTTCGCCGATGCCGGCGACCACGTCGAGGTTGTCCCGGAACTCGTCCCGACGCGACGGCCAGGACACGAGTCCGCGATCGCCGGCCGGCATGTCACCGGCGTTGAAGTTCAAACCGGTGAGTTGGACGCCTGCGTCGGTGATGGCGCGTTCGAAAGCTGTCACGTCGGCGTCGCCGGGGACGGAGCTCGCGAACGGCCACCAGAATTCCACGCCGTCGAATCCTGCGGCCTTGGCCGCGGCTGGCCGTTCGAGCAGCGGCAGCTCGGTGAGGAGGATTGAGCAGTTGACTGTGTACGACATGGGTATTCCTCTTTTCTATGTGCTCGGTGCGCGGCTTCCGTGTGCCCGATTCGAGCCCGACGGCCTGAATCGCGCCTGACCCTGCGGTCATCCGTGCCGATTTCGCATTATGGAAGTTCTTTTCTGTCTGATGAAAGATTAGCTAGTGTTGCCGCGGCCTGTCAACGGGTTGTGCGATGGTTTGCCCGGCGGAGCGGCAGCGGAGCAGGTATGAGCGGGCGCTCGAACCACGCGGGTCGCCCTCGATCTCGGTCAGCGCGGCGACTTTTGCGGGAGCTGACTGATGAGTAACCGCTCTGGTCTCACATTGTGAGCGGATTCGGTCAGCTACGAGGGCGTAGAACCCGCAAATGTCGCGCCAGCTTCGCCTACCGCCAAGGGTCAGGACCGTCGTCTATGCAGGTTCAGCAGCCGCTTGATCGAGGCGATCATGCTTGCGGGGTCAAACATGACGTCCTCGTACGTGAATGCCAGTAGAAGATATCCAGCCAGCTGTGCTTGGTTGTGACGCCGCCGGTCGGCACGGTACGAACGGCGATCGGAGTGAAACGCCGCGCCATCCACCTCAACCGCGATGATTCCCTCGATCACAAAGTCGACATGCCCCACCGCATAGATTTCCACTTGTGAGACGAAGCTCAGCCCCGAGATCAGCAAGGCGTACCGGGCCACGGTTTCCAGCACGGACGCGGCGGCGGGATCGATGAGGCCTACAGTTATCCGTGCGTCGGCCGCCGCCGGGTCTCGAAGACGTGCCGTGAGTGCGGGAAACGATACGAGCCCCTGGTTCACGGCCGCATCTGCGATGGCGAGCGCGACCAATCGGCCCTGACAGCGCAGCGCGTGAACGACGCAATCCAGCGCAGAGGCAAAGTTCCCATCCGATTCGTCCTGCTGACGATGAGCGATGGCGCCGGGAACCGGACGTTCGCTGGACCAGGCGAGGTGCACGCCGCCTGAGGCGGTCTCTCCCGGGTCGAACCGGGCAGTCCCGGCGGTCGTCGCGATCAGTCGTCGGATGCTCGCAATGGTCTCGCGCCCGGTGACCAGCGGCAATCGATAGTGAGCCGCTGCTGAAACACAGCTCAGCCTGGCAGAGGCCATCACGGCCTGGGTGATGGCAGGCGCGGCATCAGGTAGCGCATACTTGCCGCGGCCGACCCTGATGATCGCGCCGCCGTGCAGCGCCGCTTCGATCCGAGAGTCCGTGACGCCCGGGATGCCGAGCAGATCTCGTCGTCTTCCGGCGCCACCGAGCGCGGCCAGGCCAGTGAGAACGTCCATGCCTCGCATCGTGGCCCGATGGACAGGCGCACCACCTGCGGCCAGCCGAAACTGTGGAAGCCTGCGGCCACCATGCCACTTGTGCCGACGAGCCGGCGCCGACG is part of the Saxibacter everestensis genome and harbors:
- a CDS encoding 2-hydroxy-3-oxopropionate reductase, producing MAHVGFIGLGIMGLPMAVNLIKAGHIVTGYNRSQEKIDKLVAEGGKGANSIADAVKDADVVISIVPDSADVEAVALGDDGLLANAAAGTFWIDASSIRPDVSVRLAAAAKEVGIRAVDAPVSGGEQGAIEGSLSIMVGGDSADVEAVRSVLEAVGKTIVHVGPTGSGQTVKAANQLIVAGTIQLVAESLVFLEAHNVDTEAAIKVLAGGLAGNRILDRKAESMAARSFEPGFRVDLHHKDLGIVTSAAREAGVAIPLGALTAQLMGALRAEGHGSLDHSALLLLVEQLSGRSR
- a CDS encoding hydroxypyruvate isomerase family protein; amino-acid sequence: MSYTVNCSILLTELPLLERPAAAKAAGFDGVEFWWPFASSVPGDADVTAFERAITDAGVQLTGLNFNAGDMPAGDRGLVSWPSRRDEFRDNLDVVAGIGERLGCTAFNALYGNRTDEASAEEQDELAVENLFLAAKAVSGISGTVLLEPVSGAERYPIKTADQALSAIAAVKSRGAENIGLLADFYHLSVNGDDVAAVIEAHAGEFAHIQIADNPGRGAPGTGELPLGEWVNRSRELGYQGPIGLEYKSDSANAFSWLIR
- the gcl gene encoding glyoxylate carboligase, with protein sequence MAKMRTVDVAVAILEKEGATEAFGLPGAAINPFYSAMRAHGGIRHTLARHVEGASHMADGYSRAAAGNIGICIGTSGPAGTDMITGLYAAWADSIPMLCITGQAPVAKLHKEDFQAVDIQTIAAPVSKMAMTILEPAQVPGAFQKAFQLMRSGRPGPVLLDLPIDVQLAEIEFDPETYEPLQVQRPRATRKQAEKALDMLTASKRPLIVAGGGIINADASDQLVELAELLNVPVVPTLMGWGTIPDSHRLMAGMVGLQTSHRYGNESFLASDFVIGIGNRWANRHTGGLDKYTAGRTFVHVDIEGTQIGRVFAPDFGIVSDAGAAIEAILDVARERDARGELPDYSAWAEECFARRGSLQRKTHFDNVPIKPQRVYEEMNRSFGEDVTYVSTIGLSQIAGAQMLHVFGPRRWINAAQAGPLGWTAPAALGVVRGKPGETVVALSGDYDFQFMLEELAVGAQFQLPYIHVVVNNSYLGLIRQAQRGFEMDFHVSLAFDNVNSPETNGYGVDHIKVAEGLGCKAIRVEDPNDLSAAFDKARALMSEYHVPVVVEVILERVTNISMGTELDNVNEFEPLAERRADAPTALVSLAD
- a CDS encoding DUF559 domain-containing protein, which translates into the protein MDVLTGLAALGGAGRRRDLLGIPGVTDSRIEAALHGGAIIRVGRGKYALPDAAPAITQAVMASARLSCVSAAAHYRLPLVTGRETIASIRRLIATTAGTARFDPGETASGGVHLAWSSERPVPGAIAHRQQDESDGNFASALDCVVHALRCQGRLVALAIADAAVNQGLVSFPALTARLRDPAAADARITVGLIDPAAASVLETVARYALLISGLSFVSQVEIYAVGHVDFVIEGIIAVEVDGAAFHSDRRSYRADRRRHNQAQLAGYLLLAFTYEDVMFDPASMIASIKRLLNLHRRRS
- a CDS encoding peroxiredoxin, producing MSDRLVVGSPAPDFTLPSANGDDVSLSDYAGRGVVVYFYPKAATPGCTTEACDFRDNLGSLVAAGYAVVGISSDSTGALQEFAADQHLTFPLLSDTSNATAQAWGAYGEKQLNGQTVTGTIRSTVVVDPDGSVRLAEYGVDAKGHVARLRETLGVG
- a CDS encoding MFS transporter encodes the protein MSTSANTNSVIEPPDPRQLRKIAFSAYLGTALEWYDFFLFGTTAAIVFAPLFFSGDDPVLRTIGAFLSFGVGFIARPIGAVIFGHIGDRYGRRGALVATISLMGIATTLMGALPTYETAGIVAPILLTILRAVQGVATGGEWGGATLLAIEYAPIKKRGFYAAVVQLGSPSGTLLSSGAVALVASLPNDAFLEWAWRLPYLASIVLVLVALWIRLKVEETPIFRQLAAAGKQERLPVVEVFRTTPGRLLIGIAAYLFNNAGFFLLTTFMISYATTALGLPSSTILGAITIGALAQIVMTVISGRVADRIGAGPTVVIGYVACLAVAFPIFWLVDTRSAGLITLAMILALGLGAIPYAPIGALLAKIFPARLHYSGLGLSANLAGVIAGFMPALATLILSKSDNQSWGPASLLALIALVSLIGAFIAMRLINKDDRALAQADEIS
- the allB gene encoding allantoinase AllB yields the protein MAQEAEYDLVVRAARAVTRSGIGPAELGITDGTIVVVNQPGSGIRGTRELDLAADETLIPGLVDSHVHVNEPGRTEWEGFASATRAAAAGGVTTIIDMPLNSIPPTTTVAALDEKRDAARDQAFVDVGFWGGAVPGNLADLRPLHEDGVFGFKCFLLHSGVDEFGFLTADELEEDLVELRKFDSLMIVHAEDSAVIEQAPEASGTGYRDFLASRPRKAENAAIAEVIDRARRTGARAHILHLSSSDALGIIAAAKRDGVQLTVETCPHYLTLLAEEIPDGATAFKCCPPIREDANRELLWQGLTDGTIDCIVSDHSPSTAELKGVDHGDFGTAWGGVASLQLGLPLIWTEARRRGIDLAQVVDWMSRRPAEVAGVQHKGRLAPGFDADFSVLAADETFRVDAHRLFHKNPVSPYQGKELVGVVRRTFLRGNEIDGQAPAGRLLRRDAIGSVATGGDRAHTTAR
- a CDS encoding glycerate kinase; protein product: MRIVVAPDKFKGSLPAPEVAEALGRGLRAGGDVDVVAVPVADGGEGTLTAALSAGYRPHRVVTSGPTGALVESSIAIDGPRAVIEMAGSCGLDLLAGGPTSQTALRADSYGLGELIAAALDQGCADLVIGIGGSAGTDAGAGMLTALGARLLDEHDEPVPPGGAGLAALGRIDLDRLDPRLTSATITLAADVENPLLGSDGAAAVFGPQKGATGNDVAVLEAGLRRFVDVLTDTDVLTDTGALAATGALAEGVGRAAAGAGMPVAKVAEAPGAGAAGGVGFAAMAFLGAQRRRGIDVVIELTGLREQLDGADLVITGEGSVDAQSLQGKAPVGVAAVAAEVGVPTIVVGGRLSLAPQQLRAAGFAAGYALMDLEPDAGASMDNAAELLERIGAMIITDAVRQEIAIAEPVAAGAAPASSLGNDARQKLE
- a CDS encoding CPBP family intramembrane glutamic endopeptidase → MTLTPSVESMLRSNAQSVRSPLNLRSSLVLLAVLVLVTLLTFGTVVLAIFLVPGVRQVGPALLGAVLPVHAALLLLVIHRGLRRAGTGWRELGFTRPTVRIFHLLWQIPLVLVALVTVQLLTFAITGDSPAPEGGGGVESLVAGTGPLVALAVFLGVAILTPLWEEAIFRGIVHGGLRRRLGRLGASFISAAIFAAAHGVPILLPYMVTLGLALALLREFHKTLWAPVIMHALLNSLVTGTLVVSVLT
- a CDS encoding ArgE/DapE family deacylase translates to MNPEIASKIADAVDAAFDRQLEFTHELIQYPSLRGRELAIQDRLLQEMSDRGLATDRWRIDAEDIEDHPGFGPMTVPYDEDFNVVGTYTPPETRGRSLILQGHVDVVPTGPEENWTRPPFETYVQDGWLYGRGAGDMKAGLAANFFAFDAIRAAGYAPAAPVCFQSVVEEESTGNGALSALLRGYTADAVLIPEPEENALVRANVGVIWFTVRVEGKPTHVREMAEGFNAFDATNDVIADLRRLEAEWNARKDEQPDFDRVEHPINFNVGLIKGGDWPSSVPAWCEISVRAAIYPGVPADQAWAEIQEFVRQAAIDRHGSEARLPTLKRSGFFAEGYRLEEDGAAESLLAETHQQVFGAPLETFTTPGYLDGRVYTNYGNMPTLTYGPRSLDIHAFDERVHVESVRNITKTIALFIAQWCELDPLP